In a genomic window of uncultured Flavobacterium sp.:
- a CDS encoding carboxypeptidase-like regulatory domain-containing protein: MGKKYVLLFILLSFKVAFAQQETTFVGIVLDSKTQNPLENVVVSIQNSAATELTNKNGKFELHSVKTGEQLLLLHSQGYKDLLLKVQSNFGQKVNLGILQLEDRFSDETPSALISLLESDLSDDSSSSEMTSGLLQSSKDAFMQASAFNWGQARFRVRGLDSENGTMMLNGMVMNKIYDGRPQWSNWGGLNNVLRNQEFSVGAAASNYTFGGVLGTQQIFTRASTYRKGTQLTFSGSNTTYNLRAIGTYVSGMNASGWAFAISAGKRWSGEGYFEGTNFDAESFFISVEKKLNKRQSLNFTGFYTPSSRAKNSANTNEVTQLTNEKYNSYWGFQNDEKRNARIKKVEEPLLMLNHYFKINEKTNLNSSVMYQFGKVGNSTIDYQNTNSPDPTYYRKLPSYYSSLYAKDNGEFSGEFTPDYESAEKSKISFLKNPQIDWEAIYQANQKPIINSNGVITGYEASQSHYVLYEDRTDDNTIAANSNLNIQFSENSAFDGGLTFRNLKSHQFQYLLDLLGGQYFEDKDTFYSGDAAQSDSQNPNRQVKEGDIYGYNYNFTATTIDAFTQFKFSYKKVDFYLGQSYSFSNYQREGLYQNGIYPTSSLGKSEKVNFENFGFKGGFTYKISGKQWLFFNGMHLTRAPSLRNTFSNSRLNNSVVDGIENENISSAEANYVYHSPRLKMRFTGYYTLIKNTTKTSFFYAEGIFDRGASYNSTDAFVSQTLTHLDKKNIGLELSFEYQISITLKSTFSAAYGNYTYNSNPNVSITNDANVAKGDSQATFDFGESYLKNYKQSGMPQQAYSFGLEYRDPKYWWLASNINYIAESYIDVSPIARTARFYKNSISGLVFPEATEERTFTLLKQEKFDPMVLLNVSGGKSWRISRKYIGLFASINNVLDLTYKTGGFEQARNANFRALNQDVSSGTPSFGPKYFYGYGRTYFVNLTISL; encoded by the coding sequence ATGGGAAAAAAATACGTGTTGCTTTTTATTTTATTGTCTTTTAAGGTTGCTTTTGCACAACAGGAAACTACATTCGTTGGAATAGTACTGGATTCGAAAACACAAAATCCTTTAGAAAATGTTGTTGTAAGTATTCAAAATTCGGCAGCGACAGAACTCACAAACAAAAACGGAAAATTTGAATTACATTCTGTAAAAACAGGCGAACAATTGCTTTTGCTACACAGTCAGGGCTATAAAGATTTACTTTTAAAAGTCCAGTCAAACTTTGGGCAAAAAGTAAATTTAGGAATACTTCAATTAGAAGATCGCTTTTCAGACGAAACACCTTCAGCCTTAATTTCTTTATTAGAAAGCGATTTATCAGACGATAGCAGTTCATCAGAAATGACTTCCGGTTTATTACAATCCTCAAAAGATGCTTTTATGCAAGCGTCCGCATTCAATTGGGGTCAAGCCCGATTTAGAGTTCGTGGTTTAGATAGTGAAAACGGAACCATGATGCTAAACGGCATGGTGATGAACAAAATCTATGACGGAAGACCACAATGGAGCAATTGGGGCGGTTTGAATAACGTGCTAAGAAATCAGGAATTCTCTGTTGGAGCAGCAGCTTCAAACTATACATTTGGTGGCGTTTTGGGAACACAGCAAATATTTACCCGAGCTTCAACGTATCGAAAAGGCACACAACTAACATTCTCAGGAAGCAATACAACTTACAATTTACGAGCAATTGGTACTTATGTCTCAGGAATGAATGCTTCTGGTTGGGCATTTGCGATTTCGGCAGGAAAACGTTGGTCAGGAGAAGGCTATTTTGAAGGAACAAATTTTGACGCAGAATCCTTTTTTATAAGCGTAGAAAAGAAATTAAACAAAAGACAATCTTTAAATTTTACCGGATTTTATACACCAAGTTCTCGCGCAAAAAACTCGGCAAACACAAATGAAGTAACACAATTAACGAACGAGAAATACAATTCATATTGGGGCTTTCAGAATGATGAGAAACGAAATGCCAGAATTAAGAAAGTCGAAGAACCGTTGTTAATGCTTAATCATTATTTTAAGATCAATGAAAAAACAAATCTGAATTCGAGCGTAATGTATCAGTTTGGAAAAGTAGGAAACAGCACCATAGATTATCAAAACACAAACAGCCCGGATCCTACTTATTATCGGAAATTACCAAGTTATTACAGTTCTCTTTATGCAAAAGATAATGGAGAATTCTCAGGAGAATTTACGCCGGATTATGAAAGTGCCGAGAAAAGTAAAATATCATTTCTCAAAAATCCTCAAATAGATTGGGAAGCAATATATCAGGCAAATCAAAAGCCAATTATAAATTCTAATGGAGTGATTACAGGTTATGAAGCTTCGCAAAGTCATTATGTTTTATATGAAGATCGAACCGACGATAATACAATTGCGGCAAATTCAAATTTAAACATACAGTTTTCAGAAAATAGTGCTTTTGATGGCGGACTTACCTTTAGAAATTTGAAATCCCATCAGTTTCAATATCTTTTAGATTTACTTGGAGGACAATATTTTGAAGATAAAGATACTTTTTACAGCGGAGATGCAGCACAATCAGATTCGCAAAATCCGAATCGTCAAGTAAAAGAAGGTGATATTTATGGCTATAATTATAATTTTACAGCAACTACAATTGATGCTTTTACGCAGTTTAAATTCTCCTATAAGAAGGTTGATTTTTATTTAGGACAATCTTATTCCTTTTCAAATTATCAAAGAGAAGGATTGTATCAAAACGGAATTTATCCAACATCTTCTCTTGGCAAAAGTGAAAAAGTCAATTTTGAAAATTTTGGTTTTAAAGGCGGATTCACGTATAAAATTTCAGGAAAACAGTGGTTGTTTTTTAACGGAATGCATCTTACAAGAGCGCCATCACTTCGGAACACATTTTCGAATTCACGTTTAAATAATTCTGTTGTTGACGGAATCGAAAATGAAAATATCAGTAGTGCCGAAGCGAATTATGTTTATCATTCTCCGAGGCTTAAAATGCGATTTACAGGATATTATACTTTGATAAAAAACACAACCAAAACTTCCTTTTTTTACGCCGAAGGAATTTTTGACAGAGGCGCAAGTTATAATAGTACAGATGCTTTTGTCAGCCAGACTTTAACTCATTTAGACAAGAAAAATATTGGGCTTGAACTGAGTTTTGAATATCAAATTTCAATAACATTAAAATCGACTTTTTCTGCTGCTTATGGCAATTATACCTACAATAGTAACCCAAATGTTTCAATAACAAATGATGCAAATGTAGCCAAAGGAGACAGTCAGGCAACTTTTGATTTTGGAGAATCTTATCTTAAAAATTACAAACAATCAGGCATGCCGCAACAAGCCTATTCATTTGGATTGGAATATCGAGATCCGAAATATTGGTGGCTGGCATCGAACATTAATTATATAGCGGAAAGTTATATCGATGTTTCACCCATTGCAAGAACAGCAAGGTTTTATAAAAATTCGATAAGCGGTCTGGTCTTTCCCGAAGCGACAGAAGAGCGCACATTTACATTATTAAAACAAGAAAAATTTGATCCAATGGTACTTTTAAATGTTTCCGGAGGGAAGTCGTGGAGAATCTCCCGAAAATACATTGGGCTTTTTGCGAGCATAAATAATGTTTTGGATTTAACTTATAAAACAGGCGGTTTTGAACAAGCCAGAAATGCCAATTTTAGAGCACTTAATCAAGATGTATCAAGTGGAACGCCGTCTTTTGGACCCAAATATTTTTACGGATACGGACGAACTTATTTCGTGAATCTGACCATCAGTTTATAA
- a CDS encoding DUF5689 domain-containing protein, giving the protein MKNRFLILFLASLFAFFYSCNNEVEIPKLACTQPDLTINQTVQKVKDMSGLVPKQYSYNDVIEAYVVSSDQEGNFFKAISFQTLATDKTPAIGFSIPVDVSNSYIDFRIGNKVYIKLKNQFTDLYFEGLRIGSLYVSNAGDPTIGRVSQNDYKNVLNASCTIIDESQLVQTVSIEEALNESKLNTLIELINVQFTEAAIGRHYFEESNNVGGSTNWNLRDKTGNQIIFRTSGYASFADHFVPEGSGKVRGILTKFGSDYQLMIRSEEDVEMNGKRNIPFFDEDFQTVKNNVNFALPGWSNIVQKASKLWKSMLYAGNGYAEFNTTSTTAAENVAWLVTPKINLGDYKNVVFSFRSAQHDLKVDSPLNSLEVYVSTDFNGSSVTKANWTKLEANFPSLSTPSRQFISSGGIDLSSYSGNIHIAFKYIGSGKDKTLNGAFMVDDVRIFGEK; this is encoded by the coding sequence ATGAAAAATAGATTCTTAATTCTCTTTTTAGCATCATTATTCGCCTTTTTTTATAGTTGTAATAATGAAGTTGAAATTCCAAAATTAGCATGTACACAACCTGATTTAACGATAAATCAAACGGTTCAAAAAGTCAAAGATATGTCAGGTTTAGTTCCCAAACAATACAGTTATAATGATGTAATTGAGGCATACGTTGTATCAAGTGATCAGGAAGGAAACTTTTTTAAGGCAATTTCATTTCAAACTTTGGCAACGGACAAAACACCAGCAATAGGATTTAGTATTCCGGTTGATGTTTCAAATTCCTATATTGATTTTCGTATTGGAAATAAAGTTTACATAAAACTTAAAAATCAGTTTACAGATCTGTATTTTGAAGGTTTACGCATCGGAAGTTTGTATGTAAGTAATGCCGGAGATCCAACAATTGGGAGGGTTTCGCAAAATGATTATAAAAATGTATTAAATGCTTCCTGTACAATTATTGATGAAAGTCAGTTGGTTCAGACGGTTTCTATTGAAGAAGCATTAAACGAAAGTAAACTCAATACATTAATAGAATTAATAAATGTGCAATTTACGGAAGCAGCAATTGGACGACATTATTTTGAAGAATCAAATAATGTTGGAGGTTCTACAAATTGGAATTTAAGAGATAAAACAGGAAATCAAATTATATTCAGAACAAGTGGTTATGCCAGTTTTGCAGATCATTTTGTACCCGAAGGAAGTGGAAAAGTCAGAGGGATATTGACAAAATTTGGATCAGATTATCAATTGATGATCAGGTCAGAAGAGGATGTAGAAATGAACGGGAAAAGAAACATTCCGTTTTTTGATGAAGATTTTCAAACGGTAAAGAATAATGTGAATTTTGCTTTGCCGGGTTGGAGTAATATTGTGCAAAAAGCTTCAAAATTATGGAAAAGCATGTTGTATGCCGGAAACGGATATGCAGAGTTTAATACAACAAGTACAACAGCTGCCGAAAATGTTGCATGGCTCGTAACTCCAAAAATCAATTTAGGCGATTATAAAAATGTGGTATTTTCTTTTAGAAGCGCACAACATGATTTAAAAGTTGATTCGCCATTGAATTCATTAGAAGTTTATGTGTCAACAGACTTTAACGGATCAAGTGTTACTAAAGCAAATTGGACAAAACTAGAGGCTAATTTTCCATCATTGTCAACGCCTTCGCGACAGTTTATAAGTTCAGGAGGAATTGATTTGTCTTCATATTCGGGAAATATTCATATTGCATTTAAATACATCGGATCTGGAAAAGATAAAACGCTTAACGGTGCTTTTATGGTGGATGATGTTAGAATTTTTGGCGAAAAGTAG
- a CDS encoding DUF3078 domain-containing protein, translated as MRKLALLLFVLANLTFVQAQNSEKELIQNTEKAVKKINDTIEGEGWKTKGTVSLLLNQSSFNNWIAGGEDSFSGTLGINYDFNYKKNDLTWDNKVLASYGLLQTKNADFEKKTDDRFEFNSILGKKAFGQWYYSYFLNFRTQFSTGYLYGKDENGKEIRTENTKFMSPGYLTTGPGIYWTKDDNLKINFAPLTSKFTFVDGAYTSGIDQATGLPYVSGDYFGVDANKTMRYELGFYASVYYKLAIMTNVTAENILNLYSNYLEDPQNVDINYSLNIIMKVNKFLSANLSFQAIYDDNAFQGFQTREVFGLGVNFGF; from the coding sequence ATGAGAAAGCTAGCTTTATTACTCTTCGTTTTAGCGAACTTAACTTTTGTTCAAGCCCAAAATTCAGAAAAAGAATTAATTCAGAATACCGAAAAAGCAGTCAAGAAAATAAATGACACTATCGAAGGTGAAGGCTGGAAAACAAAAGGAACCGTTTCTCTTTTATTAAATCAATCAAGCTTCAACAATTGGATTGCTGGAGGTGAAGATAGTTTTTCAGGTACTTTAGGAATCAACTATGATTTCAATTACAAAAAGAACGATCTTACCTGGGACAACAAAGTTTTAGCGTCTTACGGACTTTTGCAAACTAAAAATGCTGACTTCGAAAAGAAAACTGATGACCGCTTTGAATTCAATTCAATTCTTGGAAAAAAGGCTTTTGGTCAATGGTATTACTCTTATTTTCTAAATTTCAGAACTCAATTCTCAACTGGTTATTTGTATGGAAAAGATGAGAATGGAAAAGAAATCAGAACGGAAAATACAAAATTCATGTCTCCGGGTTATCTTACTACCGGTCCCGGTATTTACTGGACAAAAGATGATAATCTGAAAATAAATTTTGCGCCTTTAACCTCAAAGTTCACTTTTGTTGATGGTGCTTATACTTCAGGTATCGATCAGGCAACAGGTTTACCTTATGTTAGTGGAGATTATTTTGGTGTAGACGCGAATAAAACGATGCGTTACGAACTTGGTTTTTATGCTTCTGTTTATTACAAATTAGCCATTATGACCAACGTGACTGCCGAAAATATTCTGAATTTATATTCTAACTATTTAGAAGATCCTCAAAACGTAGATATCAATTACTCATTGAATATTATCATGAAAGTAAATAAATTTTTATCTGCTAATTTATCCTTTCAGGCAATTTATGATGACAATGCTTTTCAAGGTTTTCAAACGAGAGAAGTATTTGGCTTAGGAGTTAATTTCGGATTTTAA
- the hflX gene encoding GTPase HflX, giving the protein MLEKEVINFERTAIVGIVTQNQSEEKLNEYLDELEFLTFTAGGEVIKRFSQKMERPNPKTFVGTGKIEEINLFVKEHDISTLIFDDELSPSQQKNISKIIDCKILDRTNLILDIFAQRAETSYARTQVELAQCIYLLPRLSGLWTHLERQKGGIGMRGPGETEIETDRRIVRDRISLLKDKIKTIDKQMGVQRSNRGAMVRVALVGYTNVGKSTLMNAVGKSDVFVENKLFATLDTTVRKVVIKNLPFLLSDTVGFIRKLPTQLVDSFKSTLDEVREADLLLHIVDISHPDFEDHIESVNQTLQDIKAHEKPVIMVFNKIDAYKHLTIDEDDLMTEKTPRHYTLDEWKTTWMHRLGEDNALFISATNKENFEEFRERVYEAVRQIHITRFPYNKFLYPDYKDAIEKEEEQDQE; this is encoded by the coding sequence ATGTTAGAAAAAGAAGTTATAAATTTTGAGAGAACAGCCATTGTTGGTATTGTGACTCAAAACCAAAGTGAGGAAAAACTTAACGAATATCTGGATGAATTGGAGTTTTTGACTTTTACCGCTGGTGGTGAAGTTATTAAACGCTTTTCTCAAAAAATGGAGCGCCCAAACCCAAAGACTTTTGTTGGAACAGGAAAAATAGAAGAAATCAATCTTTTTGTAAAAGAACATGATATATCGACTTTAATATTTGATGACGAATTATCACCATCGCAGCAAAAAAATATTTCTAAAATTATAGATTGTAAAATCTTGGACAGAACCAATTTGATTCTGGATATTTTTGCGCAAAGAGCCGAAACTTCATACGCAAGAACTCAGGTTGAGTTGGCGCAATGTATCTATTTATTGCCAAGACTTTCGGGATTATGGACACACCTTGAGCGTCAAAAAGGTGGTATTGGTATGCGTGGTCCGGGAGAAACGGAGATCGAAACCGATAGACGTATTGTACGTGACAGAATTTCGTTATTGAAAGATAAAATCAAAACGATTGACAAACAAATGGGTGTTCAACGAAGCAATCGTGGCGCGATGGTGCGTGTTGCATTAGTTGGTTATACCAATGTTGGAAAATCGACTTTGATGAATGCTGTTGGTAAAAGTGATGTTTTTGTTGAAAATAAATTGTTTGCAACTCTGGATACAACAGTTCGAAAAGTGGTTATTAAAAACTTGCCATTTTTGCTTTCAGACACTGTAGGATTTATTAGAAAATTGCCAACACAATTGGTTGATTCTTTTAAAAGTACGCTTGATGAAGTTCGTGAAGCAGATTTGTTGTTGCACATTGTAGACATTTCGCATCCTGATTTTGAAGATCATATTGAATCTGTAAATCAGACTTTGCAGGATATAAAAGCACATGAAAAACCAGTTATAATGGTTTTTAATAAAATCGATGCTTATAAACATTTGACGATTGATGAAGATGATTTAATGACGGAAAAAACGCCAAGACATTATACACTTGATGAGTGGAAAACGACTTGGATGCATCGTTTAGGCGAAGATAATGCACTGTTTATTTCGGCGACGAATAAAGAAAATTTTGAGGAGTTTAGAGAAAGAGTTTATGAAGCTGTTCGTCAGATTCATATCACGAGATTTCCTTATAATAAATTCTTGTATCCGGATTATAAAGACGCAATCGAAAAAGAAGAAGAACAAGATCAAGAATAA